TGTATGAAATTTTCTTTCTTCTGGCTTATCAATAAAGTTAAGCCCGATTGCTATTTTTCTAACATAATAAGTAAAAAAATAAACAAAAAGGAATGCGAAAAGGAACAAAATAAAATGATGCATTTAGTTTTTTAAACCTCTTATAATTTATTGTAACTAAAAATACTAATTTTTTATGTCAATTATTTTATCATTAATTGTAGATAAATTTTAATTTAAATAAAAGGTTGACGAAAAAAATCATTAAAAAATTTTTTGAAAACTTATATGAAAGATAAAAGAAAAAAATTCGTAATAGCCATTGACGGACCTGCCAGTTCAGGGAAGAGCACAACCGCAAAACTGTTAGCGAAAAAACTGAAATGTGTCTATATTGATAGCGGAGCGATGTATAGAGCAGTTGCTCTCTTTTTAAAAGATAATAATATTGATTTAGAGAATGAAACTGCACTCAAAGAGATATTAGATAAAATTAATATAGAAATACTTTACAATTCTGAAAAAGACGAAAACATTATTTTGCTAAATGGAAAAGATGTATCTATGGCAATTCGGAATTCTGAGATTACTAATTATTCTTCAATTATAGCTACGAAAAAGATTGTTCGTGAAAAAATGGTGCAATTTCAAAGAATGCTCGCTAAAAATCAATCAATTATAATGGATGGGAGAGATATAGGAACAGTTGTATTCCCGGATGCGGATTTCAAATTCTTTTTAACTGCTTCTTTGAACGAAAGAGCTAAAAGAAGATTTCTTGAAATGAAAAACAAATCCGCAATATGGCCGACTGATAACATTTCATTGGAAAGAATTAAAGAAGAACTAAAATGGCGCGATAGGACAGATAGTAATAGAAAGATTTCTCCTCTTAAAAAGGCAAAAGATGCAATTCTGATTGATACTACTAACCTTACAATTGAGGAGCAGGTAAAAGAAATTTTAAATATTTTAAAAAAATGAAATTACATTATAGACTTATACATTCATTAATTTTACTAATAATGAAAGTTTTATGGAATTTAAAAGTTATTGGATTAGAAAAGCTTAGATTTACAGAAGGAGGAATTGTTTGCGCAAATCATCAAAGTGTATTTGACCCACCTTTTTTAGGCTCGGTTTTGCCAACTGAATCTTATTATCTTGCAAAATCGGAATTATTTAAAAATAAATTTTTGGGGAGCATCCTAAAATCAATCAATGCAATACCTATTAGAAGGCATAGATTTTCCGGAAGCAGTATTAAAAAATGTGAGGAGTTACTCAAAAAACAAAAGACCCTTGTAATTTTTCCTGAAGGGAGCAGGAAATCTTTTACCGCTAAACCAGGTATTGCAAGAATTGCATTAGCATCTAATGCAAAGATTTTTCCTGTTAAGATATTGAATATTACCAGATTTAAAGATTGCTTC
This is a stretch of genomic DNA from Candidatus Cloacimonadota bacterium. It encodes these proteins:
- the cmk gene encoding (d)CMP kinase; its protein translation is MKDKRKKFVIAIDGPASSGKSTTAKLLAKKLKCVYIDSGAMYRAVALFLKDNNIDLENETALKEILDKINIEILYNSEKDENIILLNGKDVSMAIRNSEITNYSSIIATKKIVREKMVQFQRMLAKNQSIIMDGRDIGTVVFPDADFKFFLTASLNERAKRRFLEMKNKSAIWPTDNISLERIKEELKWRDRTDSNRKISPLKKAKDAILIDTTNLTIEEQVKEILNILKK
- a CDS encoding lysophospholipid acyltransferase family protein, coding for MKLHYRLIHSLILLIMKVLWNLKVIGLEKLRFTEGGIVCANHQSVFDPPFLGSVLPTESYYLAKSELFKNKFLGSILKSINAIPIRRHRFSGSSIKKCEELLKKQKTLVIFPEGSRKSFTAKPGIARIALASNAKIFPVKILNITRFKDCFFGRNNLTFIFNKPFFLEWNKDVADEKPDYKKFAQKILDTINSIKANEN